GACTGAGAAAAATCCAGGGTATGAGAATTACTTCACGAACGCTTAGAAGATCAGataacagcaaaaaaaaaagattccaaACGAATGAATAGAAGAACAAAACCTGTTGATGAACTCCGAGAGGAGAAGCcaatctcttgtttttttttcactggCTAGATTGTACGTCGTTGTTGTTTCATCATCAGGACATCCGTCGAAGTATAGCTGAGTTGTACAACGGCTCCGAGCATGTCGACACCCATAAGCTCACCGCTTCTCTTAACATTTCTGCCTCCCAAAACACATGAAAGTTTATCAAGAGTAAAAGAAGCCGAAGCGTACAACAAAATAAGACGCTTTCCTACTGACATCGGGATTCAGTGTGACCAAGACAGTTTGATCTAAATTTTCTGGTTGCAAGTCTGTGTTTGTTGAACGTGAAGCTTTTAACGTTTGGTTTGCTAAGTATCTCTCCTCTCTTATGAGATGCCGATGATGATTGAACACTTGAAAGGTGAAGATCGTAGAGACCACTACTCTTATCTGCAGAATCACACGTAAAAGGGTGATCAAAGTCATAACTGAGGATAATTGAAAAAGAAGGAGATTCTTTTAATTAGATCATCTGAAGATTCTCACAAAGTTATTTCCTTTTCTCAGAACCCATCTTTAATAAATtgagaaaatatcaaatttgcAGGGAGACACTTGGAATTAAAAACTACAAAAGAAATCTGTGaacaaaaatgaaattaaaaaggAGATGGAGTGACCTTTATGGAagtaaacagaaaaataaaaacttaaaagaaGAAACCTAGCGGTGGTGCTACTATACCTGACTTTTAAGCCACCGAGCAGGAGAAATCTTACGCATATTTATACGGAACCCACACAGCCTCTCAGATCCAATCAACGCTTAAAGACACATCATGAAGAAGGGATTTAATGGGATTGAAGACGCAGACATTAATCAGACAGTTTCAGTCATGAGAAGGATCGCAATCGTCACCGCCTCCCGCCGCACGAAGATGAGAGAACACGTTAGAGGGAGATGTTCTTTTCCTGGGCCGGGAAATATCCCAATGAAGCCCACAATAAACCAATAAACTAACAAAGCCCACAACGCTATCAATTAAATGAAACGCTGTGCACAGAAGAAGAGGACATGTGTCGGCCTCTGAAGAAGCGAGTTTATGACGTGGATGCTGAACTGGACACCCCAGGAGAGATGAAaaacttcttttatatataaagatttttttgatTACTTTAATAAAGTTTCGTACGAATGGATCCTATAATTTTTACTGATGAATTACATTAAATCTTTATGAAAAATCACCGTGTacgttattttaaaaaatcttgtaaattataaatatcatcaggtttatttcaaataaaaaactatatgaTTAGATTAGAGaatattttagtgttatttaagttttttatcaCTGATgagtaaataattatattactttTATCATCATTtatctataataatattttgtacaCTTACTGTAAATCAAAGAATGATTTGGTTCAGTCAAAAAGATCAAAATAACccattaatttgtttttgaaaaaaacttttGTAACTAAGTTTAAACTTAGACTATTTTTAAAGCGGATacctatataaataaaaaatataaatactaaatttcagtttatttatttatttatttgattatgttGACTATTTTGATTTTAACTATCTATTTTATTTCAATGTGTATGACATTTGTATGTGTTGGCGTAGTTTACGACAATTTTATCaatatttgtatattaatttttgaaagacttagcatatatattaaattattttttgtagtttctttttattagtttatctTAATTGATAGTTTAAgttagttataataatttttctcTAGAAAATTCAGATTTCTAAACATATTAAACTATGATTTTGATTTGGCATGTTTTTgatagttttaaattatatctataatattttaataacatataGCCCTTTCtcataaaaaaatacacaattttttttgttaatatttttacttttttaaagattacctttttatattaatttaggtTTTATGTTGAAATAAACGATTTTGGTAATATTGAcattaattagaaataaaaaatttaacaaaatgatTTGGCAGATATTTGGTGACTTTATAGTTATAATTGTTTGAAAGTcttgcatattttatttttattttaattttctaaacaccTACCATATATtcaattatcttatatatatatatatatatatatatatatatatatatatatatatatattactttagctttccttatttgatattgatttctattctattttgaaattaacaaatttttggaatattgacatttttgaaaatattaaaatgaaataatgaTTTGTTATATTTATGATTAGTTGTTTTATATCCTATGTTTTTAAAACcatattattgaatattttcaatagcatataacctaaactttaaatatctcatttataagttaattattatatatgtaagatattttatgttaattttggaaatatattatatatttcagttaacttatatattatgaatttcttttttttaagttcaccatatttaaattgatgtacagtttattttgaaatgaacatttttttggtaatattgatatttttagaaATAGCAAACTAAAATGTTGGTTTCTCATAATATGATTGGTGGTTTTAAATCCTATTATTTGTGATATAATTTTCACTTCTTATTGCTTTAACTAAAAgcttttgtattatatttttaaaatgttaatttcccaatataaaaattatacatatatatatatataatataatttcagaAAAATCTTTAGTTTGTGTTATTTATATGTAATCtaaaattatatctaatttaaattattatggtttaattttaattttaaaaatatattaaactgatTTTTATTGAATTGTTTTTATAGGCAACCGTATTTGTATGGATTtcttgaaaattaatatttggaaattttgccgttttaaaaattgtaaactaaaataacgatttagtatattataatttctgttttaaatcatatttataatggCTTATAGTCTCAACATATTATAAGAAGAAGTAATGTTttgttaatattaatattatgcttttaattttctattttactataataattaCCATTTCAAGCAagttatcaaattttaatatttattttattagtttaagatatatatatatatatatatatatatatatatatatatatatatatatatatatatttaatttcattttttggagatataaacattttaaaaataaatatttttttctactttGAATACTTTAACactaatttctaatttttttttccgtcaaccATTTCATTtcattgattcaaaatatgagTACAATGGCTTAGTAGGGAGGCCAAGAAATTACATAACTTTGATGATCCATACTAGCTTTCTTGGCCATCGTATCAACTACATGAACAAAACTTCGGGGGACATAACGAAAGCTAAAACAGTCTATTACAGCAATGACTTTAATATCATGGATTATGGAAGCTGCTTCTGTAATTTTATCATTCTTCTTTTGCAAGGCTCCAGTAACAGCATCCAACTGCCTTATTAGCTCCAGACTATCCCCAAGAAATGTGACATTTTTATAGCACAGTCTATGTAGCTGACAAACAGCTTCCCACATTGCCACTGCTTCTGCTACTAACGGTGTGTCAGTAGCTTCCATTGCAGAGCTTCCTTGAAGTCTTAGAGTGCCTTCTTTACTGAATAAGGACCACCCAATACCTATCTTCTCAGATGGTGACTTCCATGAAGCATCTACAATACAATAAAGCTCTGTTTCATGCGGCAGTACATCATTTATAGACAGAGGTTGTGGCATAAACGTAACCTGATTTGTTTCTTCACTACGTGCGTTGATCTCTGTCCAAGTTGTCGTATCTCTTATGACCGCAAGAATGACTTGATTATATGCTCTCTCTTGTTTTCTTACACCAATTTATTACGCATCTTCCATATTCTCCAGCTTAACATCATTGGAAGTATGCTCTTCTGATCTTTAGCACCTGTTTTAAggatataagaaaacaaatcgTACACAGTGCTACTACGATTCAGGTGTATGCTAATATCACTAAGTGCCATAGTCCATATCTCCCAGGCAACTCGACACTGGAGAAGCATATGATCTATAGTTTCAATATCTTCTCCACATGTCTGacataaagtatatattttgcATCCTCTCTTACTCAAGTTGTCTGCAACTGGGAGACCATTGTGGAGAATTTTTCAACAAAAGATCTTTATTTTTGGTATGACATTAATTTTCCAGAGTTTAATGAGCATACCATTGCGGTCTTGAACGTGTCCATTGATAGAGGTCTGAACTTGTTGTTATTCTCTGTCTAAGAGTCCTTTGAACATGGTAGCCTTTTTGACCGTATAGATTCCCTTGGCTCTAAACTTCCACATTATTATATCTTTTCCCTTCATCAAGCTTGGTCTTATACTCAAAATTTTTAATGCGTCTTCTCTACAGAACAGGCTATATATTATTCTCATATCCCAACTCGTAGTACCTGGAATGAAGAGGTCATTGACTTTGAGATTAGGATATAAAGCAGCGCCAGGACCCTGAGGAGGCAAGTTGTGTTCTCCTGGAAGCCAGTTATCTTTCCATACAACTATGCTATCTCCATTTCCATCAACCCATTTAATTCCTCTTCTTATTAGTGCTTGGGTCTGAATGATACTTCTCCAAGCATAGCTTGATGTTTGGTAACTTCTAGCTTCTAGgaaattagtatttttaaaatactttgcTTTGAAAACTCTTGCTATCAAGGATGAAGGGTTGTCGATGAGTCTCCATGCTTGCTTAGCTAAAAGCGCTTTGTTAAAAGCAAGCATATCTCTAAAGCCTAGCCCCCCCTTCTTTTTTGATAAGGTTAGCTTATCCCAAGCAATCCATGGAATGGACTTTCTTTCTaaattggctgaccaccaaaacTTTCTCATTGCTCTTGTAATATCCTGCAAAATATTCTTAGGCAATAAAAAACAAGATATGGTGTATGCAGGTAAGGCTGTGATTACAGCTTTCAGAAGCACTTCCTTTCCAGCTGGAGATAAATATTTCGAATACCAGCATTCCAACTTATTATTAATTCGCTGGTTGatgtagaacctaaaatctacactcaagtattttgtagtgtttgtaagtaaactaggaaagtgacaaaagatgtaggcaatgatatccttagaacacaacgatgtaatcggaattcagtagacaaaaatggacttttattgattaagaggtCGAATACAAAGAATAGCTAAGAGATCGACTATAACAAGGAGGTCGATCAAGAATGAGATCTAAACGAAGTAAGAAAGATGTAAATGtgtggtgtgctctctctctagggttttcgctgtGTCCTTTAGCCTTGATATCCTTTTCCTTTTATAGGTTCGACTCTGCTATTCTTGTAACTACTTCCGCGACCTTCTCGACTTCGGCGACCTTCTTTTCCACGTCGTTGATGTCGCTATGGGTTTAATCCTTTTATGGCCCATTTTAAATATAGCCCATTTGGCCTATGTCaaaaattgggtccaacattTGTCCCCCAGTCTCTTTTCTTTCGATCGAGATGGAAAGAGACGGTTCGGTTTACTTGGTTCGGGAATTCGGTTGGATCTTCTTCGGTTTTCATTGTTTTGATTTGTCCGTTATGTTGCACCGCATAACGGTCGTGCGCGTGAATTTCTAGGGCGAAGGAAAAGTGATTGTGGCGGTTATAGCGTCGCCTAGGCAATTATTGCGTTCCTCGAGAGCCGCAATATAGCCGTTTGAGGCTTTCCTTTAAATAGCGATGGAGCTTTGATCTTTCCTTTCACTTCCGatcatctttctttctcttgttcttGCGATTTTTCTTCTTTGCTTATCTTTGCGAGATGTCTTCCTTTTCATTCCCAAGTCCGACGATCAAGCAAGAGCACATTGAAAAGTTGTATTCCGCGTTTGGAGTAGATCACGCCGTGGTCTGTGAACTTGCTTCCGATCACGAGACTCCGTAGACCATCAGAAACGGGTATGGCGGAGCGTATCTCAACTTCTTCGAGTCCTGCGGGCTTTCTTTCCCGATTCCGAGACAGCTGCTAGAGATTCTCGCCGATCTTGGGATTTCTCTCACGCAGCTATGCCCGAACCTTCTTCGACACCTCCT
The sequence above is drawn from the Raphanus sativus cultivar WK10039 chromosome 7, ASM80110v3, whole genome shotgun sequence genome and encodes:
- the LOC130497840 gene encoding uncharacterized protein LOC130497840 → MRKISPARWLKSQIRVVVSTIFTFQVFNHHRHLIREERYLANQTLKASRSTNTDLQPENLDQTVLVTLNPDAEMLREAVSLWVSTCSEPLYNSAILRRMS